A stretch of Chloroflexota bacterium DNA encodes these proteins:
- a CDS encoding zinc-binding dehydrogenase, whose product MRQLMWLGGATQQIQDVPTPEPGPGQVRVRVHACGVCMTEVHYAEGLFPTPEPAPFVWGHEWGGTVEAVGPGVTDLPVGTVVAVSSRGGFAEQVVVAAEQVVVLPPGVLLDTVIFIEPLACCYASVRAAAPRPGMTALVTGAGPMGQMTAQLTRLGGARVLVSDPDERCRALALELGAAAVVDPLRESVADAVKAFAGPDGVDIALETAGRGEPLVDCLWALKPGGTAIMVGVNSDTATMPFPLWRFHRWQLKLEGVYGSGGVATFREAAQLLPRLQLTRMISHRFGLGEIDTAYDLARSGQRGKILIDPWC is encoded by the coding sequence GTGGCTGGGCGGCGCCACCCAGCAGATCCAGGACGTGCCCACACCAGAGCCAGGACCGGGGCAGGTGCGCGTGCGCGTCCATGCGTGCGGCGTCTGTATGACCGAAGTCCACTACGCTGAAGGCCTGTTCCCGACGCCCGAGCCGGCCCCGTTCGTCTGGGGGCACGAGTGGGGCGGCACGGTCGAGGCCGTCGGGCCGGGCGTGACCGATCTGCCAGTTGGCACGGTCGTGGCGGTCTCAAGCCGGGGCGGGTTCGCGGAACAGGTGGTGGTCGCGGCCGAGCAGGTGGTCGTGCTGCCGCCGGGCGTGCTGCTGGACACCGTCATCTTCATCGAGCCGCTGGCCTGCTGCTACGCCTCGGTGCGGGCGGCGGCCCCGCGGCCCGGCATGACCGCCCTGGTGACCGGGGCCGGCCCGATGGGCCAGATGACGGCCCAGCTCACCCGGCTCGGTGGCGCCCGCGTGCTGGTCTCCGATCCTGATGAGCGCTGCCGGGCGCTGGCCCTGGAGCTGGGCGCAGCAGCGGTGGTTGACCCGCTGCGGGAGTCGGTCGCGGACGCGGTGAAGGCGTTCGCCGGGCCGGACGGCGTGGACATCGCGCTGGAGACGGCCGGGCGCGGTGAGCCGCTGGTGGATTGCCTCTGGGCGCTCAAGCCGGGTGGCACGGCCATCATGGTGGGCGTCAACTCGGACACGGCCACCATGCCGTTTCCGCTCTGGCGCTTCCACCGCTGGCAACTGAAGCTCGAAGGGGTGTACGGCTCGGGGGGCGTCGCCACGTTTCGGGAGGCGGCACAACTGTTGCCGCGGCTCCAGCTCACGCGCATGATCTCGCACCGCTTCGGGCTGGGGGAGATCGACACGGCGTACGACCTGGCGCGGTCCGGCCAGCGCGGGAAGATCCTGATCGACCCCTGGTGCTAG